From Pseudomonas hefeiensis, one genomic window encodes:
- a CDS encoding DUF6644 family protein: MQAIETGTDPQGWLDQLEGSSLAVAMRGELWLYPLVEVVHIIGFSLLVGAVVMFDLRVLGVSKDIAVTALARHLLPWALAALLLIVPAGLMMFSAHPHDFAGNGVFILKLCLIATAGLNALVFHLGIYRTVSQWNTASAAPGLAKAQAVLSVAVWFAVVLCGRLLAYT, from the coding sequence ATGCAGGCCATCGAGACAGGCACCGACCCGCAGGGCTGGCTAGACCAACTGGAGGGTTCGTCCCTGGCGGTGGCCATGCGCGGCGAACTGTGGCTCTACCCGTTGGTGGAGGTGGTACACATCATCGGGTTTTCGCTGTTGGTGGGCGCGGTGGTGATGTTCGATCTGCGGGTACTTGGGGTGTCCAAGGACATTGCCGTGACGGCGTTGGCCCGCCATCTACTGCCGTGGGCCCTTGCGGCCCTGTTATTGATCGTGCCCGCCGGCTTGATGATGTTCAGCGCCCATCCCCATGACTTCGCCGGCAACGGCGTGTTTATCCTCAAGCTGTGCCTGATTGCGACAGCGGGCCTCAACGCCCTGGTGTTTCACCTCGGCATTTATCGCACGGTCAGCCAATGGAACACCGCCAGCGCGGCACCAGGACTGGCGAAAGCGCAGGCGGTGCTGTCCGTGGCGGTATGGTTCGCGGTGGTGTTGTGTGGGCGCTTGCTGGCCTATACCTGA
- a CDS encoding 2,3-butanediol dehydrogenase, whose translation MRAAVWHGRNDIRVEDVPLPVSPPAGWVQIRVQWCGICGSDLHEYVAGPVFIPVDAPHPLTGIKGQCILGHEFCGEIVELGAGVEGFSVGEPVAADACQHCGTCYYCTHGLYNICENLAFTGLMNNGAFAELVNVPANLLYKLPADFPAEAGALIEPLAVGMHAVKKAGSLLGQNVVVVGAGTIGLCTIMCAKAAGAAQVIALEMSGARKAKALEVGASHVIDPNECDALAEVRRLTAGLGADVSFECIGNKHTAKLAIDLIRKAGKCVLVGIFEEPSEFNFFELVSTEKQVLGALAYNGEFADVIAFIADGRLDISPLVTGRIQLEQIVGQGFEELVNNKEHNVKIIVSPARV comes from the coding sequence ATGCGCGCCGCCGTCTGGCATGGCCGCAACGACATTCGCGTCGAAGACGTGCCACTGCCGGTTTCGCCACCCGCCGGTTGGGTGCAGATCCGTGTGCAGTGGTGCGGCATCTGTGGCTCTGACCTGCATGAATATGTGGCCGGGCCGGTGTTCATTCCGGTGGACGCACCGCATCCGCTGACCGGCATCAAGGGCCAGTGCATTCTCGGCCATGAGTTCTGCGGTGAAATCGTCGAGCTGGGGGCCGGTGTCGAGGGCTTCAGCGTCGGCGAGCCGGTGGCGGCCGATGCCTGTCAGCACTGTGGCACCTGCTATTACTGCACCCACGGGCTCTACAACATCTGCGAAAACCTGGCGTTCACCGGGCTGATGAACAACGGTGCGTTTGCGGAGTTGGTCAACGTACCGGCCAATCTGCTGTACAAACTGCCTGCTGATTTTCCCGCCGAAGCCGGTGCGCTGATCGAGCCGTTGGCAGTGGGCATGCATGCGGTGAAAAAGGCCGGCAGCCTGTTGGGCCAGAACGTGGTGGTGGTCGGCGCCGGCACCATCGGTCTGTGCACCATCATGTGCGCCAAGGCCGCCGGCGCGGCGCAGGTAATTGCCCTGGAGATGTCCGGCGCGCGCAAGGCCAAGGCCCTGGAAGTGGGCGCCAGCCATGTGATCGATCCGAACGAGTGCGACGCCCTGGCCGAAGTCCGTCGCCTGACCGCTGGCTTGGGGGCCGATGTCAGTTTCGAATGCATCGGCAACAAGCACACCGCCAAACTCGCCATCGACCTGATCCGCAAGGCGGGTAAATGTGTGCTGGTGGGCATTTTCGAGGAACCGAGCGAGTTCAACTTCTTTGAACTGGTCTCCACCGAGAAGCAGGTGCTCGGCGCGCTGGCCTACAACGGTGAATTCGCCGACGTGATTGCCTTCATCGCCGATGGGCGCCTGGACATCTCGCCGCTGGTGACCGGGCGCATCCAGTTGGAGCAGATCGTTGGTCAGGGCTTCGAGGAACTGGTCAATAACAAGGAGCACAACGTGAAAATCATCGTGTCACCCGCACGGGTCTGA
- a CDS encoding acetoin dehydrogenase dihydrolipoyllysine-residue acetyltransferase subunit: MSQIHTLTMPKWGLSMTEGRVDAWLKEEGQAITKGDEVMDVETDKISSSVEAPFSGILRRQIARQDETLAVGALLGIVVDGEASDAEIDALIEQFQSSFVPGDAADEDSGPKPQKVELDGRVIRFFERGEGGTPLLLVHGFGGDLNNWLFNHQALAAGRRVIALDLPGHGESAKTLQRGDLDELSGVVLALLDHLDINAVHLVGHSMGGAVSLNAARLMPQRVRSLTLIGSAGLGAQINGSYLKGFVEAANRNALKPQLVQLFSNAELVNRQMLDDMLKYKRLEGVDAALLQLSATLFADGRQQVDLREVVQAGHVPTLVIWGSDDAIIPAAHSDGLSAQVQVLPGQGHMVQMEAAEQVNQLILGFIEQH; encoded by the coding sequence ATGAGCCAGATTCATACCCTGACCATGCCCAAGTGGGGCCTGTCGATGACCGAAGGCCGGGTAGATGCCTGGCTCAAGGAGGAGGGCCAGGCCATCACCAAGGGTGATGAAGTGATGGACGTGGAAACCGACAAAATTTCCAGCAGCGTCGAAGCGCCGTTCTCCGGGATCTTGCGTCGGCAGATCGCCCGGCAGGACGAAACCCTGGCGGTCGGCGCCTTGCTCGGTATTGTCGTCGACGGCGAAGCCAGCGATGCCGAGATCGATGCGCTCATCGAGCAGTTCCAGTCGTCTTTTGTGCCCGGCGACGCTGCCGACGAAGACAGCGGCCCGAAACCTCAGAAAGTCGAACTGGACGGCCGGGTGATTCGCTTTTTCGAGCGTGGCGAGGGCGGCACGCCGCTGCTGCTGGTGCATGGTTTCGGTGGCGACCTGAACAATTGGCTGTTCAACCACCAAGCACTGGCGGCCGGGCGTCGGGTCATCGCCCTGGACCTGCCGGGCCACGGCGAATCCGCCAAGACACTGCAACGCGGCGACCTGGACGAACTGAGCGGGGTGGTGCTGGCCTTGCTCGATCACCTGGACATCAATGCTGTGCATCTGGTGGGGCATTCCATGGGCGGGGCGGTGTCGCTGAACGCCGCGCGCCTGATGCCCCAGCGGGTACGGTCGCTGACCTTGATCGGCAGTGCCGGGCTGGGCGCGCAGATCAATGGCAGCTACCTGAAAGGTTTTGTCGAAGCAGCCAACCGCAACGCTCTCAAGCCGCAACTGGTGCAACTGTTCTCCAATGCCGAGCTGGTCAACCGCCAGATGCTCGATGACATGCTCAAGTACAAGCGCCTGGAGGGGGTGGACGCTGCGCTGTTGCAACTGTCAGCGACGCTGTTTGCCGACGGTCGCCAGCAGGTGGATTTGCGCGAAGTAGTGCAGGCCGGCCACGTACCGACGCTGGTGATCTGGGGCAGCGACGACGCAATCATCCCGGCGGCCCACAGCGACGGGCTGAGTGCCCAGGTCCAGGTGCTGCCCGGCCAGGGCCACATGGTGCAAATGGAGGCGGCCGAGCAGGTCAACCAGCTCATCCTCGGGTTCATTGAGCAGCACTGA
- a CDS encoding alpha-ketoacid dehydrogenase subunit beta, with protein MARKISYQQAINEALAQEMRRDSSVFIMGEDVAGGAGAPGENDAWGGVLGVTKGLYDQFPERVLDTPLSEIGYVGAAVGAATCGVRPVCELMFVDFAGCCLDQILNQAAKFRYMFGGKASTPLVIRTMVGAGLRAAAQHSQMLTSLWTHIPGLKVVCPSSPYDAKGLLIQAIRDNDPVIFCEHKLLYSMQGEVPEELYTIPFGEANFLRDGKDVTLVSYGRMVNTAMDAARSLAGRGIDCEVIDLRTTSPMDEDSILESVEKTGRLVVIDEANPRCSMATDISALVAQKAFGALKAPIEMVTAPHTPVPFSDALEDLYIPDAAKIEQAVLNVIEWSKR; from the coding sequence ATGGCGAGAAAAATCAGCTATCAGCAGGCAATCAACGAAGCCCTGGCCCAGGAAATGCGCCGCGACTCCAGCGTCTTCATCATGGGCGAGGACGTCGCCGGTGGCGCCGGCGCGCCCGGTGAAAACGACGCCTGGGGCGGTGTGCTCGGCGTCACCAAGGGGCTTTACGACCAGTTTCCCGAGCGTGTGCTGGATACGCCGCTGTCGGAAATCGGTTACGTCGGCGCGGCGGTCGGCGCGGCAACCTGTGGCGTGCGCCCGGTGTGCGAACTGATGTTCGTCGACTTCGCCGGGTGCTGCCTGGACCAGATCCTCAACCAGGCGGCGAAGTTTCGCTACATGTTCGGCGGCAAGGCCTCCACACCGCTGGTGATCCGCACCATGGTCGGCGCGGGCCTGCGCGCCGCCGCCCAGCATTCGCAGATGCTCACCTCCTTGTGGACGCACATTCCGGGGCTGAAAGTGGTGTGCCCGTCGTCGCCCTATGACGCCAAGGGCTTGCTGATCCAGGCGATCCGCGACAACGACCCGGTGATCTTCTGCGAGCACAAATTGCTCTACAGCATGCAGGGCGAGGTGCCGGAAGAGCTCTATACCATTCCCTTTGGCGAAGCCAACTTCCTGCGCGACGGCAAGGACGTGACCCTGGTCTCGTACGGGCGCATGGTCAACACCGCGATGGACGCGGCGCGCAGCCTGGCCGGGCGCGGCATCGACTGCGAGGTCATCGACCTGCGCACCACCAGCCCGATGGACGAGGACAGCATCCTGGAAAGCGTCGAGAAGACCGGGCGCCTGGTGGTCATCGATGAGGCCAATCCGCGCTGTTCCATGGCCACGGACATCTCGGCGCTGGTCGCGCAAAAAGCCTTCGGCGCGCTCAAGGCTCCGATTGAAATGGTCACCGCGCCCCATACCCCGGTGCCGTTCTCCGATGCCCTGGAAGACCTGTACATCCCCGACGCGGCAAAGATCGAACAGGCCGTGCTCAACGTGATCGAGTGGAGCAAGCGCTGA
- a CDS encoding thiamine pyrophosphate-dependent dehydrogenase E1 component subunit alpha, which yields MSTPLTHDQLLHAYQVMRTIRAFEERLHVEFATGEIPGFVHLYAGEEASAAGVMAHLGDEDCIASNHRGHGHCIAKGVDVYGMMAEIYGKKTGVCQGKGGSMHIADFEKGMLGANGIVGAGAPLVVGAALAARLKGTDSVAVVFFGDGGSNEGAVFEAMNMASVWNLPCLFIAENNGYAEATASNWSVACDHIADRAAGFGMPGVTVDGFDFFAVHEAAGAAVERARAGEGPSLIEVKLTRYYGHFEGDAQTYRAPDEVKHFRENQDCLMQFRERTTRAGLLTVEQLDLIDKEVESLIENAVYKAKSDPKPTAADLLTDVYVSYP from the coding sequence ATGTCGACACCGCTCACCCACGATCAACTGCTGCACGCCTATCAGGTGATGCGCACCATCCGCGCCTTCGAAGAGCGCCTGCACGTGGAATTCGCCACCGGCGAGATTCCCGGTTTCGTCCATCTGTATGCCGGCGAAGAGGCGTCGGCCGCCGGCGTCATGGCCCATTTGGGCGATGAGGATTGCATCGCCTCCAACCACCGTGGCCACGGCCATTGCATCGCCAAAGGCGTGGACGTGTACGGGATGATGGCCGAGATCTACGGCAAGAAGACCGGCGTCTGCCAAGGCAAGGGCGGCTCCATGCACATTGCCGATTTCGAGAAAGGCATGCTCGGCGCCAATGGCATTGTCGGGGCTGGCGCGCCCTTGGTAGTGGGCGCCGCGCTGGCCGCCCGACTCAAGGGCACCGACAGCGTCGCCGTGGTGTTTTTTGGCGACGGCGGCTCCAACGAGGGCGCGGTGTTCGAAGCCATGAACATGGCCTCGGTGTGGAACCTGCCATGCCTGTTCATCGCTGAAAACAATGGCTACGCCGAAGCCACTGCGTCCAATTGGTCGGTGGCCTGCGATCACATCGCCGATCGCGCCGCCGGTTTCGGCATGCCCGGGGTGACGGTGGATGGCTTTGACTTCTTTGCCGTGCATGAAGCCGCCGGGGCCGCCGTCGAACGCGCCCGTGCCGGAGAGGGGCCTTCGCTGATCGAGGTCAAGCTGACCCGTTACTACGGCCACTTCGAGGGTGACGCCCAGACTTATAGGGCACCCGACGAGGTCAAGCATTTTCGCGAGAACCAGGATTGCCTGATGCAGTTTCGCGAGCGCACCACACGGGCCGGATTGCTCACCGTCGAGCAGTTGGACCTGATCGACAAGGAGGTCGAGTCGCTGATCGAAAACGCCGTGTACAAGGCCAAGTCCGATCCCAAGCCCACCGCGGCGGACCTGCTGACCGACGTTTACGTCTCCTATCCCTGA
- a CDS encoding ATP-NAD kinase family protein: MSRRPLTVGIIANPASGRDVRRLTANAGLFSSTDKVSVIQRLLAAFGATGVEQVLMPTDMTGIAAAVLKNSHSRQARSSHWPTLEFLDLTLRQTVEDTRQAARLMVERGVSLIAVLGGDGTHKAVAAEVADIPLLTLSTGTNNAFPELREATSAGLAGGLYASGRIPAQIGLRRNKRLLVCDAGRGLREIALVDVAVSPLRFVGARAISRAQDLAEVFVTFAEPQSIGLSALCGLWFPVSRQAAGGAWMRLDPQSPEALLVPLAPGLLQGCGVLAAGPLEPGIAHGLSLSCGTLALDGEREIEFNAQDRPTVTLDAGGPLSIDVNAVLAYAAQHRLLAIGREHPQHPLNLQEDTPGE; encoded by the coding sequence ATGAGCCGCCGTCCACTGACCGTGGGCATCATTGCCAACCCGGCGTCGGGGCGTGATGTGCGACGCCTGACCGCCAACGCCGGATTGTTTTCCAGCACCGACAAGGTTTCGGTGATCCAGCGGCTGTTGGCTGCCTTCGGTGCCACCGGTGTCGAGCAGGTCTTGATGCCGACCGACATGACCGGCATTGCCGCCGCCGTTCTAAAGAATAGCCACAGCCGTCAGGCCCGTAGCAGCCACTGGCCAACCCTGGAGTTTCTTGACCTGACGTTGCGCCAGACCGTCGAAGATACGCGTCAGGCCGCGCGTCTGATGGTCGAGCGCGGGGTGAGCCTGATCGCCGTGCTTGGCGGCGACGGCACCCACAAGGCCGTGGCCGCCGAAGTCGCTGACATTCCGTTACTGACCCTCTCCACGGGCACCAATAACGCCTTTCCCGAACTGCGCGAAGCCACCAGCGCCGGGTTGGCCGGTGGGTTGTACGCCAGCGGCAGGATACCGGCGCAGATCGGCCTGCGTCGCAACAAGCGCCTGTTGGTCTGCGACGCCGGTCGCGGCTTGCGTGAGATCGCTCTGGTGGACGTCGCCGTGTCACCGCTGCGCTTTGTCGGCGCCCGGGCCATCAGTCGGGCACAGGACCTGGCCGAAGTCTTCGTGACCTTCGCCGAGCCGCAATCCATCGGTCTGTCGGCGCTCTGCGGCTTGTGGTTCCCGGTATCACGCCAGGCAGCGGGTGGCGCCTGGATGCGCCTGGACCCGCAATCGCCCGAAGCGTTGCTGGTGCCGCTGGCCCCCGGTCTGTTGCAAGGCTGTGGCGTGCTCGCCGCCGGGCCCCTGGAGCCTGGCATCGCCCATGGCCTGTCGCTGTCTTGCGGCACCTTGGCCCTGGATGGGGAACGGGAAATCGAATTCAACGCGCAGGACCGGCCCACGGTCACTCTCGATGCCGGCGGCCCGCTGAGCATCGATGTCAACGCGGTGCTGGCCTACGCCGCGCAACACCGTTTGTTGGCGATCGGCCGCGAACACCCGCAACACCCACTGAATCTTCAAGAAGACACCCCAGGAGAATAA
- a CDS encoding sigma-54-dependent Fis family transcriptional regulator: MLSAHSRAHVDCVSRVLKNAAQLPQLPVPDLILDSWRRSMEQHHLDPGSLQGPRILSQDVLKQCRERSELFLNIASEEVARLHGRVRDADYCVLLTDAQGQTIDYRVETTIRNDCRKAGLYLGTCWSEGEEGTCGVAAVLTAKTPVTVHKRDHFRAAFIGLTCSAAPVFDPQGQLLGVLDVSAVRSPDDRRSQHLIRQMVVQSAREIEQAFFMSSAQGYWVLRAHRNAGYVDSQPDLLFAWDDDGCLQALNPAARQYLLQHYGQLPQHISQVFDQQLLHRARDEGLYPFSSPGIGPLLHGRLSAPRQRANSRPRVAMTPVELDPRLADSLRLAVRVKDRNLPVLIQGETGSGKEVFARQLHQASQRRDRSFVALNCAAIPESLIESELFGYVAGAFTGASTKGMQGLLQQADGGTLFLDEIGDMPLALQTRLLRVLAEGEVAPLGASRRRAVDIQVICATHRDLETLVAAGGFREDLYFRLGGARFQLPPLRERSDRLALINRILEEESALCGGMVQLSGAALECLLGYHWPGNIRQLRHVLRYACAVSEASVIQLSHLPESLHSAQAPADAPQPSASPERQVLLDALVRHRWKPTAAARALGISRATLYRRVHLHGIEMPGRSPA; the protein is encoded by the coding sequence ATGCTTTCCGCTCACTCCCGGGCGCATGTGGATTGCGTCAGCCGCGTACTGAAAAACGCGGCGCAACTGCCACAGCTGCCCGTCCCGGACCTGATCCTCGACTCCTGGCGTCGCTCCATGGAGCAGCATCATCTGGACCCCGGTTCGCTGCAGGGCCCGCGCATCCTGTCCCAGGACGTGCTCAAGCAATGCCGTGAGCGCTCAGAACTGTTCCTTAATATCGCCAGCGAAGAAGTCGCCCGGCTGCATGGTCGTGTGCGGGATGCCGACTACTGTGTGCTGCTGACCGATGCCCAGGGCCAGACCATCGATTACCGGGTGGAAACCACCATTCGCAATGACTGCCGCAAGGCCGGGCTGTACCTGGGCACCTGTTGGTCGGAGGGGGAAGAAGGCACCTGCGGCGTGGCGGCGGTGCTCACGGCCAAAACCCCGGTGACGGTGCACAAGCGCGATCATTTCCGGGCGGCGTTCATCGGCCTGACCTGCTCTGCCGCGCCGGTTTTCGACCCGCAGGGGCAGTTGCTCGGGGTTCTGGACGTCTCGGCGGTGCGTTCACCGGATGATCGACGCTCACAACACCTGATCCGGCAGATGGTGGTCCAGAGCGCTCGGGAAATCGAACAGGCGTTTTTCATGAGCAGCGCCCAGGGCTACTGGGTGCTGCGGGCCCATCGCAACGCCGGCTACGTCGACAGCCAGCCGGACTTGCTGTTCGCCTGGGACGACGACGGTTGCCTGCAAGCCCTGAACCCCGCCGCCCGCCAGTATCTGCTGCAACACTACGGCCAACTGCCGCAACACATCAGCCAGGTGTTCGACCAGCAACTGCTGCACCGTGCCCGCGACGAGGGTCTTTATCCTTTTTCCAGCCCCGGCATCGGGCCGCTTTTGCATGGTCGCTTGAGCGCGCCGCGACAGCGGGCCAATTCGCGCCCCCGGGTTGCCATGACCCCGGTGGAACTGGACCCTCGATTGGCCGACAGCCTGCGCCTGGCAGTACGGGTCAAGGATCGCAACTTGCCGGTGCTGATCCAGGGCGAAACCGGCTCCGGCAAGGAGGTGTTTGCCCGCCAACTGCATCAGGCCAGCCAGCGCCGTGACCGGTCGTTCGTGGCCTTGAACTGCGCGGCGATTCCCGAAAGCCTGATCGAAAGCGAGTTATTCGGCTACGTTGCCGGGGCCTTCACCGGGGCGTCGACCAAAGGCATGCAGGGCCTGCTGCAACAGGCCGATGGCGGCACATTGTTTCTGGATGAAATCGGTGACATGCCACTGGCCTTGCAGACGCGCCTGCTACGGGTATTGGCCGAAGGTGAAGTGGCCCCCCTGGGTGCGTCACGGCGCAGGGCCGTGGACATTCAGGTGATCTGCGCCACCCACCGCGACCTGGAAACATTGGTCGCCGCCGGCGGGTTTCGCGAGGATCTGTACTTTCGCCTGGGCGGTGCCCGCTTCCAACTGCCGCCGCTGCGTGAGCGCAGTGACCGGCTGGCGTTGATCAACCGCATCCTTGAGGAGGAATCGGCGCTGTGCGGGGGCATGGTGCAACTGAGCGGCGCGGCTCTGGAATGCTTGCTCGGCTATCACTGGCCGGGCAATATCCGCCAGTTGCGCCATGTGCTGCGCTACGCCTGTGCGGTGAGCGAGGCAAGTGTGATCCAGCTCAGTCATCTGCCCGAATCATTGCACAGCGCACAAGCGCCTGCAGATGCACCGCAACCCAGCGCCAGCCCGGAGCGTCAGGTGCTGCTCGATGCGCTGGTGCGCCATCGCTGGAAGCCCACTGCGGCTGCACGGGCGCTGGGCATTTCCCGAGCGACCCTGTATCGAAGGGTCCACCTGCATGGCATCGAAATGCCCGGCAGAAGCCCGGCGTGA
- a CDS encoding cytochrome c biogenesis protein DipZ: MLLIAFLGGILTILSPCILPVVPFLFARANRSRGSVLLTLAGMVLTFALVSSLAVVSSEWVVRASSVGRQVALWVMVLFALSLMFSRVGIWLARPLVSLGNRIDAGAGRMAGPVASVLIGVATGLLWAPCAGPILGVILTGAMLQGASAETSLLLLAYGLGSALSLGVLILAGRGLADRLKLSLPITTWLRRGTGVVVLLAAVAIGTGADDRLLASISSQGAATLEQGLLKNVPKAIDYLVEKAGAVSMESLQPQGNMPSLEGAVQWLNSPPLSSESLRGKVVLVDFWTYDCINCQHTLPYVNDWARKYEKDGLVVIGVHTPEYGYEKIIDNVRKQVRKLGINYPVAIDNQYAIWRAFNNQYWPAHYFIDAKGQVRYSHFGEGRYGEQEQVIQQLLQEAKASQ, translated from the coding sequence ATGCTTCTGATCGCTTTTCTGGGCGGGATCCTGACGATCCTCAGCCCCTGTATTCTTCCAGTGGTGCCGTTTCTGTTTGCCCGGGCCAATCGCTCGCGGGGCTCGGTCCTGCTGACGCTGGCCGGCATGGTGCTGACGTTTGCCCTGGTTTCGAGCCTGGCGGTGGTCAGCAGTGAGTGGGTCGTGCGAGCCAGCAGCGTTGGCCGGCAAGTTGCCCTGTGGGTGATGGTGCTGTTTGCCTTGTCGCTGATGTTCAGCCGCGTCGGTATATGGCTGGCGCGGCCGCTGGTGAGCCTGGGCAACCGTATCGATGCCGGCGCCGGACGGATGGCCGGGCCTGTGGCCTCGGTGCTGATCGGGGTCGCCACCGGGTTGCTCTGGGCGCCGTGCGCCGGGCCGATACTCGGGGTGATTCTGACCGGGGCCATGCTGCAAGGCGCGAGCGCTGAAACCAGCCTGCTGTTGCTCGCTTACGGGCTGGGCAGTGCCTTGTCGCTGGGTGTGCTGATCCTGGCCGGACGCGGATTGGCCGACCGCCTCAAGCTGTCATTGCCGATCACCACTTGGCTGCGTCGGGGTACCGGTGTCGTGGTATTGCTGGCGGCCGTGGCGATTGGTACGGGTGCCGATGACCGCCTGTTGGCCAGTATCTCCTCCCAAGGGGCTGCGACCCTGGAGCAGGGTTTACTGAAGAATGTGCCCAAAGCCATCGATTACCTGGTCGAAAAGGCCGGCGCAGTATCCATGGAATCGCTTCAGCCTCAGGGCAACATGCCGTCGCTGGAAGGCGCAGTGCAATGGTTGAACTCGCCACCCTTGAGCAGCGAGTCGCTGCGGGGCAAGGTGGTGTTGGTGGATTTCTGGACCTATGACTGCATCAACTGCCAGCACACGCTGCCCTATGTGAATGATTGGGCACGCAAGTATGAGAAGGATGGGCTGGTGGTGATCGGCGTGCACACACCTGAGTATGGCTACGAGAAAATCATCGACAACGTGCGCAAGCAGGTTCGCAAACTGGGGATCAACTACCCGGTGGCCATCGATAACCAATATGCAATCTGGCGCGCCTTCAACAACCAGTACTGGCCAGCCCACTACTTCATCGATGCCAAGGGACAGGTGCGCTATAGCCACTTTGGCGAGGGACGCTATGGTGAGCAGGAGCAGGTAATTCAGCAGTTGTTGCAGGAAGCCAAGGCAAGCCAGTAA
- a CDS encoding DUF2790 domain-containing protein encodes MNTKAVYAACLFVALNICTLSARAESHVQAQTYAYGTHLDIQKVLSFSEDPNPACGVVNARMTYLDSAGHKQALDYRKLADNCNDGN; translated from the coding sequence ATGAACACCAAAGCCGTCTACGCCGCCTGCCTCTTCGTCGCGCTGAACATCTGCACCTTGTCGGCCCGGGCCGAGAGTCACGTCCAGGCTCAGACCTACGCCTACGGCACCCACCTGGATATCCAGAAGGTCCTGTCCTTCAGCGAAGATCCGAACCCGGCCTGCGGCGTGGTGAATGCCCGCATGACCTACCTCGACTCAGCGGGCCACAAGCAGGCGCTGGACTATCGCAAGTTGGCCGACAACTGCAATGACGGTAACTGA
- a CDS encoding response regulator, translating into MDHVDHVLIVDDDREIRELVGNYLKKNGLRTTVVADGRQMRAFLETTPVDLIVLDIMMPGDDGLVLCRELRAGKHKATPVLMLTARNDETDRIIGLEMGADDYLVKPFAARELLARINAVLRRTRMLPPNLVVTESGRLLAFGRWRLDTTARHLLDTDGTMVALSGAEYRLLRVFLDHPQRVLNRDQLLNLTQGRDADLFDRSIDLLVSRLRQRLLDDAREPAYIKTVRSEGYVFSLPVEILEASV; encoded by the coding sequence ATGGATCACGTCGATCATGTGTTGATCGTGGATGACGATCGCGAAATCAGAGAGCTGGTAGGCAACTACCTGAAAAAGAACGGCCTGCGTACCACCGTGGTTGCCGATGGCCGGCAGATGCGTGCCTTTCTGGAAACCACCCCGGTGGACCTGATCGTGCTGGACATCATGATGCCGGGCGATGATGGCCTGGTGCTGTGCCGGGAACTGCGCGCCGGCAAACACAAGGCCACACCGGTGCTGATGCTCACCGCCCGCAACGATGAAACCGACCGCATCATCGGCCTGGAAATGGGCGCCGACGATTACCTGGTCAAACCCTTCGCCGCCCGGGAACTGCTGGCGCGGATCAATGCCGTGTTGCGGCGTACCCGCATGCTGCCGCCCAACCTGGTGGTCACCGAAAGCGGTCGCCTGCTGGCGTTCGGCCGCTGGCGCCTGGACACCACCGCCCGGCATCTGCTGGACACCGACGGCACGATGGTCGCCCTGAGCGGCGCCGAATATCGCCTGTTGCGGGTGTTCCTCGACCACCCGCAGCGGGTGCTCAATCGCGATCAGTTGCTGAACCTGACCCAGGGCCGGGACGCCGATCTGTTCGATCGCTCCATCGACCTGCTGGTCAGCCGCCTGCGTCAACGGCTGCTGGATGATGCCCGGGAGCCGGCCTACATCAAGACCGTGCGCAGCGAAGGCTATGTGTTCTCGCTGCCGGTGGAGATCCTTGAGGCTTCGGTATGA